One part of the Anaerolineales bacterium genome encodes these proteins:
- a CDS encoding GNAT family N-acetyltransferase, whose protein sequence is MMEIHYKINVPLDLDAAIAVYRSSTLGERRPVDDRERMREMLANSNLVVSAWDGEQLVGISRSVTDWVYCCYLSDLAVSASHQRGGLGKQLIRETQAALGPDAKIILLAAPAAREYYPHIGFEQHPSAWTIGARQGMK, encoded by the coding sequence ATGATGGAGATCCACTACAAGATCAATGTTCCGCTGGACCTGGACGCTGCGATTGCGGTGTACCGTAGCAGCACGCTGGGCGAGCGCCGCCCAGTGGACGACAGGGAGCGCATGCGCGAAATGCTGGCGAATTCCAACCTGGTGGTGAGCGCCTGGGATGGGGAGCAGCTGGTGGGGATTTCTCGCTCGGTGACCGATTGGGTGTATTGCTGCTACTTGTCTGACTTGGCGGTGAGCGCCAGCCACCAGCGCGGCGGGTTGGGCAAGCAGCTGATCCGTGAGACGCAGGCGGCCCTGGGGCCGGATGCCAAGATCATCCTGCTGGCGGCCCCCGCCGCACGGGAGTATTACCCGCACATTGGCTTCGAACAACACCCCTCCGCCTGGACCATTGGAGCCCGCCAAGGTATGAAGTAG
- the nirK gene encoding nitrite reductase, copper-containing has protein sequence MLRKHVPTILLVSLLALLLSGCYSIEREQTFIHATLSAMQDQMGGDHAMGEMHSTPVPQAETPDGPADVSYTLTTGVSGHNLVFIGVGGEIDGVPNPTLTAQPGDIVEITLVNAEAVQHNLQIDEFGVDTGFLDSQGQQQTIKFVVENEGSFTYYCIVPGHRAAGMQGTLQVGSGESAAAASVVKNPADLPAAVGARGPQLVQAELVAQEVVGQLADGATYPYFTFNGTVPGPFIRARVGDTVEITLRNETSSAFVHSVDLHAATGPGGGGEVTQVQPGETKSFTFTALNPGIYVYHCATPSVPHHIASGMYGLILIEPAGGLPPVDREFYVMQGEIYTEEAFGAQGQLTFSHDKMANEDPEYFVFNGAVGALGLAGEANMLQANVGDSVRIFVGVGGPNFTSSFHVIGEIFDRAYAFGSLTAAPLTDVQTISVPPGGAVMVEFDVEYPGHYVLVDHALSRLERGLVGMLHVSGAANPNIFKEGPANP, from the coding sequence ATGCTTAGAAAACATGTTCCTACTATTCTTCTTGTTTCCCTGTTGGCGCTGCTGCTCAGCGGCTGCTACTCGATAGAGCGGGAGCAAACCTTTATCCACGCCACCCTCAGCGCCATGCAAGACCAGATGGGCGGCGACCATGCCATGGGTGAGATGCACAGCACTCCCGTGCCGCAGGCTGAGACGCCCGATGGCCCCGCAGATGTCTCGTATACCTTGACCACCGGTGTCAGCGGCCACAACCTGGTCTTCATCGGGGTGGGCGGCGAGATCGATGGCGTGCCCAACCCCACGCTGACGGCCCAACCAGGCGACATTGTGGAAATCACCCTGGTGAATGCCGAAGCTGTGCAGCACAACCTGCAGATCGATGAGTTCGGCGTGGATACCGGTTTCCTCGATTCGCAAGGCCAACAGCAAACCATCAAATTCGTCGTTGAGAACGAGGGCAGTTTTACCTACTATTGCATCGTGCCCGGGCACCGGGCGGCTGGCATGCAAGGCACTCTGCAAGTGGGCAGCGGCGAAAGCGCCGCGGCCGCCTCGGTGGTCAAGAACCCGGCGGACCTGCCTGCCGCGGTGGGCGCACGCGGCCCACAACTGGTGCAGGCCGAGCTGGTGGCTCAGGAGGTGGTGGGCCAACTGGCTGACGGCGCAACCTATCCCTACTTCACTTTCAACGGCACGGTGCCCGGCCCCTTCATCCGCGCCCGCGTGGGTGACACGGTGGAGATCACCCTGCGCAATGAGACCAGCAGCGCCTTCGTGCACTCAGTGGATCTGCACGCGGCCACCGGCCCCGGCGGCGGCGGTGAGGTAACCCAGGTGCAACCCGGCGAGACCAAGAGCTTTACATTCACTGCGCTCAACCCCGGCATCTACGTCTATCACTGCGCCACGCCCAGCGTGCCGCACCACATTGCCAGCGGCATGTACGGCCTGATCCTGATCGAGCCGGCTGGCGGCCTGCCGCCGGTGGACCGCGAGTTCTACGTGATGCAGGGCGAGATCTACACCGAGGAAGCATTCGGCGCCCAGGGTCAGCTGACCTTCAGCCATGACAAGATGGCCAACGAAGATCCGGAATACTTTGTGTTCAACGGCGCGGTGGGTGCGCTGGGGCTGGCCGGTGAGGCCAACATGCTGCAAGCCAACGTGGGCGACAGCGTGCGCATCTTTGTCGGCGTGGGCGGGCCTAACTTCACATCCTCATTCCACGTCATCGGCGAGATCTTTGACCGGGCGTATGCTTTCGGTTCGCTGACGGCTGCCCCGCTCACTGATGTGCAAACCATCAGCGTGCCGCCGGGCGGGGCGGTGATGGTGGAGTTCGATGTTGAGTACCCCGGCCACTATGTGCTGGTGGATCACGCCCTCAGCCGCCTGGAGCGCGGCTTGGTGGGCATGCTGCATGTGAGCGGCGCGGCCAACCCGAACATCTTCAAAGAAGGCCCTGCCAATCCTTAA
- a CDS encoding PAS domain-containing protein, producing MDKNKVTLEDYAFLNRLLEGCQIIGRDFKYLFMNEVLLEHGKQTWDNLLGKTMMEAYPGIEDTEVFAKLKEVMESGMPQRMLNHSPIQTAARDGSISTSCPGRMGP from the coding sequence ATGGATAAGAATAAAGTTACCCTTGAGGATTACGCCTTCCTTAATCGCCTGCTGGAAGGCTGTCAGATCATTGGCCGGGATTTCAAGTATCTGTTCATGAATGAAGTCCTGCTTGAACACGGCAAGCAAACCTGGGATAACCTGCTGGGCAAGACCATGATGGAAGCCTACCCAGGCATTGAAGACACTGAGGTTTTTGCCAAACTCAAAGAAGTGATGGAAAGCGGCATGCCGCAGCGCATGCTCAACCATTCACCTATCCAGACGGCAGCGAGGGATGGTTCGATCTCAACATCCTGCCCTGGCCGGATGGGGCCATGA
- a CDS encoding ABC transporter permease, which translates to MENKRRLFALITPPSVFLLFFFLIPLVIMALYTMKSSTFGPLFPLSFEAFTTFFSNPAYFVLLLNSSQLALLTAVLSILLAYPVAYYLVFYTGSRRVILLTMLILPAWISYLLRVLAWKVILGSEGLLNQLLISAGLIENGAPILLFSQAAVLITLVYVWIPFAALPIFAAMERIDPRLHEAAADLGAPPSVTFWRVTFPLTMPGVASAFFFVFIPTLGEWVTPNLVGGVSGIMYGNLIQDQFGRALNWPLGALMSMVLLVLVGVFSYVFNRFIPITEVPVSS; encoded by the coding sequence GTGGAAAACAAGCGCCGCCTCTTTGCACTCATTACGCCGCCATCGGTGTTTTTGCTGTTTTTCTTTCTAATCCCGCTGGTCATCATGGCGTTGTACACCATGAAATCCAGCACCTTTGGCCCGCTGTTCCCGCTCTCATTCGAAGCGTTCACGACATTTTTTTCCAACCCGGCCTATTTTGTACTGTTGTTGAACTCCAGCCAGCTGGCGTTGCTGACAGCAGTGTTATCTATCTTGCTGGCCTATCCTGTTGCATACTATCTGGTCTTTTACACTGGCTCTCGCCGTGTGATCCTGCTGACCATGCTCATTCTGCCGGCCTGGATCAGCTACTTGCTGCGCGTGCTGGCCTGGAAGGTCATCCTCGGTTCTGAGGGCTTGCTAAACCAGCTGCTCATCAGTGCTGGGCTGATCGAGAATGGTGCGCCGATCCTGCTGTTCAGCCAGGCGGCGGTGCTCATCACCCTGGTGTATGTGTGGATCCCGTTCGCGGCGCTGCCGATCTTCGCTGCCATGGAGCGGATCGACCCGCGCCTGCACGAAGCCGCCGCTGACCTTGGCGCCCCGCCTAGCGTCACCTTTTGGCGGGTCACGTTCCCGCTGACGATGCCGGGCGTGGCTTCGGCTTTCTTCTTTGTCTTCATTCCCACCCTGGGTGAATGGGTGACCCCCAACCTGGTGGGCGGCGTGAGCGGCATCATGTACGGCAACCTGATCCAGGACCAGTTTGGGCGCGCCCTCAACTGGCCGCTGGGCGCGCTGATGAGCATGGTGCTGCTGGTGCTGGTGGGCGTGTTCAGCTACGTTTTCAATCGCTTCATCCCGATCACTGAAGTGCCTGTTTCTTCCTAG
- a CDS encoding ABC transporter permease — translation MRQTGKWLGLGYYLLLLLFLQLPILLLIVFSFNDSVLLVFPLRGFTLQWYRELLQATELINAAKNSLLIGLVSSVVATVLGGAAAIAIARYNFPGRDFFLNIATLPLVIPYVVLAVALLILFQALKIELSLWTIMIGHTIINMPYVMLIVAARLSGFANNLEEAAMDLGATYWGTLMRVTLPISMPALVAAFLSSFTMSFDEFSLAFFLAGTQNTLPVYLYSQLRFPSRLPLAVTTAAVVIMVSVVILLFSEWLRRVGTNRNGKTG, via the coding sequence ATGCGACAGACGGGAAAGTGGTTGGGGCTGGGGTATTACCTGCTGTTGCTGCTGTTCTTGCAGCTGCCCATTCTGTTGCTGATCGTTTTCTCTTTCAATGATTCAGTGCTGCTGGTGTTCCCGCTGCGCGGTTTTACGCTGCAGTGGTATCGCGAGCTGTTGCAGGCCACCGAGCTGATCAATGCGGCCAAGAACAGCCTGCTGATCGGTTTGGTGTCTTCGGTTGTCGCCACGGTGCTGGGCGGCGCGGCGGCGATCGCCATCGCGCGCTACAACTTCCCGGGCCGCGATTTCTTTTTGAACATCGCCACGCTGCCGCTGGTCATCCCGTATGTGGTGCTGGCGGTGGCGCTGCTGATCCTGTTCCAGGCGCTCAAGATCGAGCTGAGCCTGTGGACGATCATGATCGGCCATACGATCATCAATATGCCATATGTGATGCTGATCGTGGCGGCGCGCCTCTCGGGCTTTGCCAATAATCTGGAAGAAGCCGCCATGGATCTGGGCGCAACCTACTGGGGCACGCTGATGCGCGTGACCCTGCCCATCTCAATGCCGGCGTTGGTGGCGGCGTTCCTGTCTTCGTTCACCATGTCGTTCGACGAATTCTCGCTGGCCTTCTTCCTGGCCGGTACGCAGAACACCCTGCCGGTGTATTTGTATTCGCAGCTGCGCTTCCCCAGCCGCTTGCCGCTGGCGGTGACCACCGCGGCGGTGGTGATCATGGTGTCGGTGGTGATTCTTCTATTTTCTGAATGGTTGCGGCGGGTCGGCACAAATCGAAATGGAAAGACTGGATGA
- a CDS encoding rhomboid family intramembrane serine protease, whose product MMPIGDDNSGRRSTPVVTYALIALNILVFLLELTLGDAFIVEWSFVPARFVQNPILESTTIFSAMFMHAGLVHLGGNLLYLWIFGDNVEDNFGHFKFLVFYILSGIGATFLQFIFNPDSNIPNLGASGAIAGVLGAYLIMFPGRRINVLVGRFITQMNALIVIGFWFVLQLFSGLGSLDPSAADVGGVAYMAHIGGFIAGFVLSFIFRDSSRLRQLPPPR is encoded by the coding sequence ATGATGCCGATTGGTGACGACAACAGTGGCCGCCGCAGCACCCCGGTGGTGACCTATGCCTTGATTGCGCTCAATATTCTCGTCTTTCTGCTCGAGCTGACCCTGGGGGATGCCTTCATCGTCGAATGGTCGTTCGTGCCGGCCCGCTTTGTGCAGAACCCCATCCTCGAATCTACTACGATCTTCAGCGCTATGTTCATGCACGCCGGCCTTGTGCACCTGGGCGGCAACCTGCTCTATCTATGGATCTTTGGCGACAATGTCGAGGATAATTTTGGCCATTTCAAGTTTCTGGTCTTCTACATCCTCAGCGGTATCGGCGCCACCTTCCTGCAGTTCATCTTCAATCCTGATTCCAACATCCCCAACCTGGGCGCCTCGGGCGCCATTGCCGGCGTGCTGGGCGCCTACTTGATCATGTTCCCCGGCCGCCGCATCAACGTGCTGGTGGGGCGCTTCATCACTCAGATGAATGCGCTGATCGTGATCGGCTTCTGGTTCGTACTGCAGCTGTTCAGCGGCCTGGGCTCGCTGGACCCCAGCGCCGCCGATGTGGGCGGCGTGGCCTACATGGCCCACATCGGCGGCTTCATCGCTGGCTTCGTGCTCTCGTTCATCTTCCGTGACAGCAGCCGCCTGCGGCAGCTGCCCCCGCCTAGATAG
- a CDS encoding type II toxin-antitoxin system death-on-curing family toxin — MAGISKALVFLTFKDIVSINEAVIQRSEGLFAPPENLLNQNSLLWVLEAVQSQTIFGADPYASLSDKASLIAWTIINDHVFNDGNKRTGMVSMAIFLELNGMSFAASDDEIVTMALKVANHREQGITREALAAWIAEHTTTT; from the coding sequence CTGGCAGGAATTAGCAAAGCGCTAGTCTTCCTCACTTTTAAAGATATCGTCTCTATAAATGAGGCAGTTATCCAAAGGAGCGAAGGTCTATTTGCTCCGCCTGAAAATCTCCTAAATCAAAACAGTCTCTTATGGGTTCTGGAGGCAGTTCAAAGCCAGACCATCTTTGGTGCCGACCCGTATGCCTCTCTGAGTGATAAGGCTTCATTGATTGCCTGGACAATTATCAATGACCATGTTTTTAATGACGGCAACAAACGCACGGGTATGGTATCCATGGCAATATTTCTAGAGCTTAACGGGATGAGTTTTGCGGCTTCTGACGATGAGATAGTTACAATGGCATTGAAGGTAGCAAATCATCGGGAGCAAGGCATAACGAGGGAAGCGCTTGCTGCCTGGATTGCTGAGCACACTACCACCACCTAG
- a CDS encoding extracellular solute-binding protein, whose amino-acid sequence MLNKIKNVALVLLATAMLAACGGGAAEPNTQLVVLEWSGYEEPSYWEPFALQHPDIEPEYSFFGEDAEAYSKAQSGFAFDVVHPCGSWWGLYVEAGLVMPLDTSRLSNFDQLFPELTQHGVFNGQQYFIPWDWAYESITVRTDLVDEVPDSWADLWDPQYAGKVAIFDSGESTFLTAAYALGYDPYNTTPEQQEEIKQHLIALKPNLLTYWVDYTEINQLLASGDVAVGANTWNDAWATLNDEGYEVEYVNPTEGRISYACGFGISAKSTNVDLAYDYINALIDAQSNANMANDFYYGAANMDSVPLLDPNLVAVFQYDDPAILAQSNFQHPLTQEQREMMTTIWNEVKAQQ is encoded by the coding sequence ATGTTGAACAAAATCAAGAATGTTGCATTGGTGCTGCTTGCAACGGCCATGTTGGCTGCCTGCGGTGGCGGCGCGGCTGAACCGAACACCCAACTGGTGGTGCTGGAATGGTCTGGCTATGAGGAGCCCAGCTACTGGGAGCCATTTGCCCTGCAGCATCCTGACATTGAGCCGGAGTACAGCTTCTTCGGTGAGGATGCCGAAGCCTACTCCAAGGCTCAAAGCGGCTTCGCTTTCGATGTAGTGCATCCGTGTGGCAGTTGGTGGGGCCTGTACGTTGAGGCCGGCCTGGTGATGCCGCTGGACACCTCGCGCCTCAGCAACTTTGACCAGCTGTTCCCTGAGTTGACCCAGCACGGCGTCTTCAACGGCCAACAATACTTCATCCCGTGGGACTGGGCGTACGAGTCCATCACCGTGCGCACGGACCTGGTGGACGAAGTACCCGACTCCTGGGCTGACCTGTGGGACCCGCAGTACGCCGGCAAGGTAGCCATCTTCGACTCGGGCGAGTCCACCTTCCTCACCGCGGCCTACGCTTTGGGGTACGACCCGTACAACACCACCCCTGAGCAGCAGGAGGAGATCAAGCAGCACCTGATCGCCCTGAAGCCTAACCTACTTACGTACTGGGTGGACTACACCGAGATTAACCAGCTGCTGGCCTCCGGCGATGTGGCCGTGGGCGCCAACACCTGGAACGATGCCTGGGCCACGCTGAATGATGAAGGCTACGAGGTGGAGTATGTCAACCCCACTGAGGGCCGCATCAGCTACGCCTGCGGTTTCGGCATCTCGGCCAAATCCACCAATGTCGACCTGGCCTACGACTACATCAACGCCTTGATCGATGCGCAGTCCAACGCCAACATGGCCAATGACTTCTACTACGGCGCGGCCAACATGGACTCCGTGCCGCTGCTCGACCCCAACCTGGTGGCCGTCTTCCAGTACGACGATCCGGCCATCCTGGCGCAAAGCAACTTCCAGCACCCTCTCACGCAAGAACAGCGTGAGATGATGACCACGATCTGGAACGAGGTCAAAGCCCAACAATAG